A part of Acropora palmata chromosome 6, jaAcrPala1.3, whole genome shotgun sequence genomic DNA contains:
- the LOC141885236 gene encoding uncharacterized protein LOC141885236 — MDWAMKWLPKRFRETQSEWFGKKGISWHVSACITCTENTDMEFEVRTLVHIFDACNQDWFSVASVLESLASEIVNMEPGEKELFLRSDNTGCYHNTALLSSATVIIARQGLVLKDYSFSEANSGKDVCDRKIAPLKAHVERYIDEGHDVTTAVQLKEAIDSYGGVKGCWAAVCELDQAKQMLTPVKWAGISQLNNFQYECGSIKVWRAFHVGVGSRKNAPPMESTQQVTGIKVLKPFRVSDTAKGTLKKPASRLRNPPSAKDVRERNCEETASPLFSCPEEGCTKVYRSNHYLINHFDFGKHQYKLHRETQYDHIRRQWAAKCSSLKAKIPETHKTSSASTASSSNSVPRGWALKARKCSRFTEKVKNFLLELFLLGEETGRKVTPPDASR; from the exons ATGGACTGGGCCATGAAATGGCTGCCGAAAAGATTCCGCGAAACACAGTCGGAATGGTTTGGGAAAAAGGGCATAAGCTGGCACGTGTCAGCTTGCATCACGTGCACAGAAAATACGGATATGGAATTTGAG GTGCGTACACTGGTCCACATTTTTGACGCCTGCAACCAAGATTGGTTTTCTGTGGCCTCAGTGTTGGAGAGCCTGGCTTCCGAGATAGTAAACATGGAGCCTGGAGAGAAGGAGTTATTTCTGAGAAGTGATAACACGGGCTGCTACCATAATACCGCTCTCCTTTCTAGCGCCACCGTTATTATCGCACGTCAGGGGCTTGTCTTGAAGGACTACAGCTTCAGTGAGGCAAACAGTGGCAAGGATGTGTGCGACCGAAAGATCGCACCACTCAAGGCACACGTTGAGAGATATATCGACGAAG GTCATGATGTCACTACTGCAGTGCAGCTGAAGGAGGCTATCGACTCTTACGGGGGGGTTAAAGGCTGCTGGGCTGCTGTATGCGAGCTCGACCAAGCAAAGCAAATGTTAACTCCCGTAAAGTGGGCGGGTATAAGTCAGCTAAATAATTTCCAGTACGAGTGTGGTAGTATCAAGGTGTGGCGTGCATTTCATGTGGGAGTAGGATCTCGGAAAAATGCTCCTCCCATGGAGTCAACGCAGCAAGTGACAGGTATAAAGGTTTTGAAACCTTTTCGCGTTTCAGACACCGCAAAAGGCACGTTGAAAAAGCCAGCTTCTCGATTGAGAAATCCACCATCAGCGAAAGATGTGAGGGAAAGGAACTGCGAAGAAACTGCAAGCCCCTTGTTTTCATGTCCTGAGGAAGGGTGTACTAAAGTCTATCGCTCTAACCACTACCTTATCAACCATTTCGACTTCGGCAAGCACCAGTACAAACTTCACCGGGAGACGCAGTATGATCACATCAGACGTCAGTGGGCGGCAAAATGCTCCTCTCTAAAAGCTAAAATACCAGAGACCCACAAGACCTCGAGTGCTTCTACCGCCAGTAGCTCCAACAGTGTGCCTCGAGGCTGGGCCCTCAAGGCAAGGAAGTGCAGCAGGTTTACGGAAAAGGTAAAGAACTTCCTTCTCGAGCTATTTCTCCTTGGTGAAGAGACTGGGCGCAAGGTGACCCCGCCTGATGCATCAAGATGA